Proteins encoded by one window of Mustela erminea isolate mMusErm1 chromosome 5, mMusErm1.Pri, whole genome shotgun sequence:
- the RTL1 gene encoding retrotransposon-like protein 1: protein MIEPSEDSFETMMERKNPSSKQMESSEGSSNTTVGTPGSGAQESAGAASGPAQERKELPIDLRQDMEEPSSGPHREIKDPPNDLLQDLEESRNAAHQEVGDPTGEAPGGMEEASVNPWGAQDQVVNDTDLANVEEEESPEEDSETSEIMATVRSIISLYLRMQDLREQQRVAEEILMEGISAGRLPVPSKFSGDRREYHEFIVLCQLILQSYPRMFYNDRLRVGYVMCHLSGMALEWAKALVEEDSPLIDDFPAFLEAMSGMFEYRQALRVAEDAMFNIRQGSRPAIEYINEFRGLVPTLGWSDEVLQAHLCQGLNEEIRHYLFRVPQPDSLDSLIVLVLQIEEKLAERRAMLRLPPEARPRNLTWIDSPAPERWMVSSWMPCQARPTVNRDHLFLLLLVRVNPYHSVAVQALVDSGAGGSFMDEKFAQEHYVELYEKPHPKMVQGVDGSLIGDEPVWLYTEPLVCIHQNHQESIEFDIVPSPNFSVILGIDWLRLHTPEVDWIQGRCTFHSPYCLQKCFRPPPPCIALERHAISLLPGLPPLYSDLADVFNPKEADDETSDQPSSDGSDDLSESEPSELQQAGDSDHSETFYECPSIAPWEPVGAGMQNSARPRDESWNPDSMLTNRQDYVQVIPELFDQLHGATWFTKLELRGTVVEEGMNINQAEDVWKAAFGFEPQEMKSYRPFPLSSDPTIPQNVLHFILKDMLGYFVLSYGRDVLVYSMSQEEHFQHVRQVLVRFRHHHVYCSLDRSQFHRHTVEFLGFVITPKGVRLNKSIVNTVTGYPTPGSKKSLRHLIEFILPYQHFVERFHIIIEPLARLLLTEDAFSWGDDEQGAFDCLKRAVRRAPLLHHPKPQNPFYLETGVTKTALHASLSQRDDQTGRRVSCAFYSRSISPIETDYSQLEMKILPIRAAFTVWCRYLENTEEPIMILLNTEDLASLNNDRLTVLLPGHWVFFFSHFNFDVMERPAQDGGRRLPPPRNLGRGASRRRATTRTRSPFSPGGSPGARSLDSTEDEEAEDAPAQGPRSRRNLQQEFLARIPIDQILHSVLAHVSVAQIRAVVLHFFRGLLFWKDTLAVAALLVLLKLKRRLAPPVRARAPPRRWLRLGQASALLAPGSGLAATLAQLLAPAPPPAGPSAVQAHELAALLPHPGCAQQHALLPLSRRGLQLSPSFWLLLCDFFGVRVGHLDAARVPLRGAHPRELHVVADDDVVLRGALQGDLQRCRQRGLHDGLQDTSQDERDSDVRAALLPRRGLPEPSDVLAFLSRHPPRGRGTAGRADPISQELAARALIGFLTAIYAGVPPAPGPEAEARLRELPRGGKDEASPQ, encoded by the coding sequence ATGATAGAACCCTCTGAAGACTCATTTGAGACGATGATGGAGCGTAAGAATCCATCATCAAAACAAATGGAGTCCTCCGAGGGCTCATCCAACACCACCGTGGGAACGCCAGGCAGCGGCGCGCAGGAGTCGGCGGGGGCGGCCAGCGGCCCCGCCCAGGAAAGGAAAGAGCTGCCCATTGATCTCCGCCAAGACATGGAGGAGCCATCCAGTGGCCCACATAGGGAAATAAAGGATCCACCCAATGACCTACTCCAAGACCTGGAGGAGTCACGCAACGCTGCACATCAGGAAGTGGGGGATCCGACCGGTGAGGCACCTGGCGGAATGGAAGAAGCATCAGTCAACCCCTGGGGAGCCCAAGACCAAGTAGTCAATGACACTGACCTGGCCAACGTGGAAGAGGAGGAGAGCCCCGAAGAGGATTCCGAGACTTCGGAGATCATGGCCACGGTGAGATCCATCATCTCTCTGTACCTCCGCATGCAAGACCTCAGAGAGCAACAAAGGGTAGCAGAAGAGATCTTGATGGAGGGGATCAGTGCGGGCCGACTCCCCGTCCCATCCAAATTCTCCGGCGACCGCAGAGAATACCACGAGTTCATCGTGCTCTGCCAGCTGATCCTGCAAAGCTACCCACGCATGTTCTACAACGACCGCCTGCGAGTGGGGTACGTCATGTGCCACCTCTCGGGCATGGCCTTAGAATGGGCCAAAGCCCTGGTGGAGGAAGACAGCCCCCTGATTGACGACTTCCCGGCCTTCCTGGAGGCCATGTCAGGTATGTTCGAGTACCGACAGGCGCTGCGTGTGGCCGAAGACGCCATGTTCAACATCAGGCAGGGGAGCCGCCCCGCCATCGAGTACATCAATGAGTTCCGGGGCCTGGTACCCACCTTGGGCTGGTCGGACGAGGTCCTGCAGGCTCACCTGTGCCAGGGGCTCAACGAGGAGATCAGGCACTACCTGTTCCGGGTCCCGCAGCCCGACTCGCTGGACAGCCTGATCGTGCTCGTCCTGCAGATAGAGGAGAAGCTGGCGGAGAGAAGGGCCATGCTCAGGCTGCCCCCGGAGGCCCGCCCACGGAACCTGACCTGGATCGACTCACCTGCCCCGGAGAGATGGATGGTCAGCAGCTGGATGCCGTGCCAAGCCCGGCCCACCGTCAACCGCGACcacctcttcctgctgctcctggtCAGGGTGAACCCCTACCACAGCGTCGCGGTCCAGGCCCTGGTGGACTCAGGGGCGGGCGGCAGCTTCATGGATGAGAAGTTTGCCCAGGAGCACTACGTGGAGCTCTACGAGAAGCCCCACCCGAAGATGGTCCAAGGCGTGGACGGCTCACTGATCGGCGACGAACCTGTCTGGCTCTACACCGAGCCCCTGGTGTGCATCCATCAGAACCACCAGGAGTCCATCGAATTCGACATCGTCCCGTCCCCCAACTTCTCCGTCATCCTAGGCATCGACTGGCTCCGGCTCCACACCCCCGAGGTCGACTGGATCCAAGGCCGCTGTACCTTCCACTCTCCCTACTGCCTGCAGAAGTGCTTCCGCCCGCCCCCACCATGCATCGCGCTAGAAAGACATGCCATCAGCCTGCTGCCCGGACTGCCGCCCCTGTACTCCGACCTGGCCGACGTGTTTAACCCGAAGGAAGCAGATGATGAGACTTCCGACCAGCCAAGCTCAGACGGATCCGATGATCTTTCTGAATCAGAGCCCTCTGAGCTTCAGCAGGCTGGAGACAGTGATCACAGCGAGACCTTCTACGAGTGTCCCTCCATCGCGCCGTGGGAACCTGTGGGTGCCGGGATGCAAAACAGCGCCAGGCCGCGGGACGAAAGCTGGAACCCAGACAGCATGCTGACTAACAGACAGGACTACGTACAGGTGATCCCAGAACTATTCGACCAGTTACACGGAGCTACGTGGTTCACAAAGCTGGAGCTGCGGGGGACCGTCGTGGAGGAGGGCATGAACATAAACCAAGCAGAGGATGTATGGAAAGCAGCATTCGGGTTCGAGCCCCAAGAGATGAAGAGCTACCGGCCCTTCCCACTATCCTCAGACCCAACCATCCCTCAGAACGTGCTCCACTTTATCCTAAAGGACATGCTCGGCTACTTTGTGCTCTCCTATGGCCGGGACGTCCTGGTCTACTCCATGAGCCAGGAGGAGCACTTCCAACACGTGCGCCAAGTCCTGGTCCGCTTCCGACACCACCACGTCTACTGCTCGCTGGACCGGAGCCAGTTCCACCGGCACACCGTCGAGTTCCTGGGATTCGTCATAACCCCCAAAGGGGTGAGGCTCAACAAAAGCATCGTGAACACCGTGACCGGCTACCCCACCCCGGGCTCCAAGAAGTCCCTGCGACACCTGATCGAGTTCATCCTGCCCTACCAGCACTTCGTGGAGCGCTTCCACATCATCATAGAGCCCCTGGCGCGCCTGCTGCTCACAGAGGACGCCTTCTCCTGGGGGGACGACGAGCAGGGGGCCTTCGACTGCCTGAAGCGGGCTGTCCGCAGGGCGCCCCTCCTGCACCACCCCAAGCCGCAGAACCCCTTCTACTTGGAGACGGGCGTCACCAAGACGGCTCTGCACGCGTCCCTGAGCCAGAGAGACGACCAGACCGGCAGGAGGGTGTCCTGCGCCTTCTACTCCCGCAGTATCTCGCCTATCGAAACCGACTACTCTCAACTGGAGATGAAGATTCTTCCAATAAGGGCTGCCTTCACGGTGTGGTGCCGCTACCTGGAGAACACCGAGGAGCCCATCATGATCCTTCTCAACACAGAGGATCTAGCCTCTCTGAATAATGACAGGCTCACCGTACTTCTCCCCGGGCATTGggtcttcttcttctcccacttcaACTTCGACGTCATGGAGCGGCCGGCCCAGGACGGCGGCCGCCGCCTGCCACCCCCGAGAAACCTGGGCCGCGGGGCTTCGCGGCGCCGCGCTACCACCCGCACCAGGTCGCCATTCAGCCCGGGAGGGTCCCCGGGGGCTCGGTCCCTGGATTCCACAGAGGACGAGGAGGCGGAGGACGCCCCCGCCCAGGGTCCCCGGAGCAGGCGGAACCTCCAGCAGGAGTTCCTGGCTCGGATCCCCATCGACCAAATCCTGCACAGCGTCCTGGCCCACGTCAGCGTGGCCCAGATCCGAGCGGTGGTCCTGCACTTCTTCCGCGGCCTCCTGTTCTGGAAGGACACCCTGGCCGTGGCCGCGCTCCTCGTGCTGCTCAAGCTCAAGCGGCGTCTGGCGCCGCCCGTGCGCGCCCGCGCCCCACCCCGACGCTGGCTGCGCCTCGGCCAGGCGTCCGCGCTCCTCGCCCCCGGCAGCGGCCTGGCCGCCACCCTGGCGCAGCTCCTCGCCCCAGCGCCCCCGCCCGCGGGCCCCAGCGCCGTCCAGGCGCACGAGCTGGCCGCGCTGCTCCCGCACCCCGGCTGCGCGCAGCAACACGCGCTGCTGCCCCTGAGCCGCCGGGGCCTGCAGCTGAGCCCCAGCTTCTGGCTGCTGCTGTGCGACTTCTTCGGCGTCCGCGTGGGCCACCTGGACGCGGCCCGCGTCCCCCTGCGGGGAGCCCACCCCCGGGAGCTGCACGTCGTGGCGGATGACGATGTCGTCTTGCGAGGAGCCCTGCAAGGCGACCTGCAACGTTGCCGTCAGCGCGGCCTGCACGACGGCCTGCAAGACACCTCGCAGGACGAGCGGGACAGCGACGTGCGGGCGGCCCTGCTGCCCCGCCGGGGCCTCCCCGAGCCCTCCGATGTCCTGGCCTTCCTGAGCCGACACCCGCCCCGCGGCCGCGGCACCGCCGGCCGGGCCGACCCCATCTCCCAGGAGCTGGCGGCCAGGGCCCTGATCGGCTTTCTGACCGCCATCTACGCCGGCgtgcccccggcccccggcccagAGGCCGAAGCCAGGCTGCGAGAGCTGCCCCGCGGCGGCAAGGACGAGGCGAGCCCCCAGTGA